A window of Panicum virgatum strain AP13 chromosome 8K, P.virgatum_v5, whole genome shotgun sequence contains these coding sequences:
- the LOC120645469 gene encoding uncharacterized protein LOC120645469: MAAPPPANSSTQTAYDMLEQYNLTRGVLPEGVTGYVLRPDGSFEVYLQGDCNIHAANMQIKYSSRIAGNIQVQSIRGLEGVKVEMMLVWISVTQVTRTDDQLNFFAGPISKSFPIGNFAKSPKCDT, translated from the coding sequence ATGGCTGCACCTCCGCCAGCAAACTCATCAACACAGACAGCGTATGATATGCTCGAGCAATACAATTTGACCCGGGGTGTCCTCCCAGAAGGTGTAACTGGGTATGTCCTTCGCCCAGATGGCTCCTTCGAGGTGTACCTCCAGGGGGACTGCAACATCCATGCTGCCAACATGCAAATCAAATACAGTAGCCGCATTGCTGGGAACATCCAGGTTCAGTCGATCCGTGGTTTGGAGGGAGTAAAGGTGGAGATGATGTTGGTATGGATTAGCGTCACACAGGTCACTCGCACCGACGACCAGCTCAACTTCTTTGCTGGCCCGATATCGAAGTCGTTCCCCATTGGTAATTTTGCCAAGAGCCCCAAGTGTGACACCTGA
- the LOC120646179 gene encoding uncharacterized protein LOC120646179, whose amino-acid sequence MAKNRHLVCLLFLTAAAAAATVSAAAAGNLTAYEMLERYMFPRGILPQGVQRYVLRPDGSFEVFFPGNGGCEFRVGGRYLLRYERRIAGTARAGSIHGLRGVSVKVLFLWLGIDEVDRAGDQLSFRVGPLAASFPLRMFAQSPRCRCGFDCAAAAGDAAVAAS is encoded by the coding sequence ATGGCCAAGAACCGCCACCTAGTctgcctcctcttcctcacggcggccgcggccgccgccaccgtctccgccgccgccgcgggcaacCTGACGGCGTACGAGATGCTGGAGCGGTACATGTTCCCGCGGGGCATCCTCCCCCAGGGCGTGCAGCGCTACGTGCTCCGGCCCGACGGCTCCTTCGAGGTCttcttccccggcaacggcggctGTGAGTTCCGCGTCGGCGGCCGGTACCTGCTCCGGTACGAGCGGCGGATCGCCGGGACGGCGCGCGCGGGGTCCATCCACGGCCTGCGGGGCGTCAGCGTGAAGGTGCTCTTCCTGTGGCTCGGCATCGACGAGGTGGACCGCGCCGGCGACCAGCTCAGCTTCCGCGTCGGCCCGCTCGCCGCGTCGTTCCCGCTCCGCATGTTCGCCCAGAGCCCGCGCTGCCGCTGCGGCTTcgactgcgccgccgccgccggagatgcCGCCGTCGCGGCGTCCTGA
- the LOC120645470 gene encoding zinc finger protein 5-like has product MDPTGESCGGGGSDRHLDLDLNLSLRSSLEQELELELEPLGYFSCSYCTKKFHTSQALGGHQNAHRLERSIAKRSRELAAARRHACLAGGDNSGGGFEEEMRRGKEPRISVLPVLAPSSLHMIRAWPEAGEDLLADKIDLSLKL; this is encoded by the coding sequence ATGGACCCAACTGGTGAGAgctgtggtggcggcggcagtgaTAGGCACCTCGACCTCGACCTCAACCTCTCCCTGCGGTCTTCGTTGGAgcaggagctggagctggagctggagccgttGGGCTACTTCTCCTGCTCCTACTGCACCAAGAAGTTCCACACCTCGCAGGCGCTCGGAGGCCACCAGAATGCCCACAGGTTGGAGCGCAGCATTGCCAAGCGCAGCCGCGAGCTGGCTGCAGCACGTAGGCACGCTTGCCTGGCTGGCGGCGACAACAGTGGCGGTGGGTTTGAAGAGGAGATGAGGAGGGGGAAGGAACCGCGCATTTCAGTGCTACCGGTCTTGGCTCCAAGCTCCTTGCACATGATCAGGGCATGGCCAGAAGCTGGAGAGGACCTTCTTGCCGACAAGATTGATCTCTCCCTTAAGCTATGA